From a single Mus musculus strain C57BL/6J chromosome 12, GRCm38.p6 C57BL/6J genomic region:
- the Dio3 gene encoding thyroxine 5-deiodinase (UGA stop codon recoded as selenocysteine) produces the protein MPRQAASRLVVGEGEGPPGASGPAATMLRSLLLHSLRLCAQTASCLVLFPRFLGTAFMLWLLDFLCIRKHFLRRRHPDHPEPEVELNSEGEEMPPDDPPICVSDDNRLCTLASLKAVWHGQKLDFFKQAHEGGPAPNSEVVRPDGFQSQRILDYAQGTRPLVLNFGSCTUPPFMARMSAFQRLVTKYQRDVDFLIIYIEEAHPSDGWVTTDSPYVIPQHRSLEDRVSAARVLQQGAPGCALVLDTMANSSSSAYGAYFERLYVIQSGTIMYQGGRGPDGYQVSELRTWLERYDEQLHGTRPHRF, from the coding sequence ATGCCTCGCCAGGCCGCCTCGAGGTTGGTGGTCGGAGAAGGTGAAGGGCCCCCGGGGGCTTCGGGGCCCGCGGCCACCATGCTCCGCTCTCTGCTGCTTCACTCGCTGAGGCTCTGCGCCCAGACCGCCTCGTGCCTCGTGCTGTTCCCGCGCTTCCTAGGCACGGCCTTCATGCTCTGGCTTTTAGATTTCTTGTGCATCCGCAAGCATTTCCTGCGCCGTCGCCATCCTGACCACCCTGAGCCCGAAGTAGAGCTCAACAGTGAAGGCGAGGAGATGCCCCCTGACGACCCGCCCATATGCGTATCAGACGACAACCGTCTGTGCACCCTGGCCTCTCTCAAAGCCGTGTGGCATGGCCAGAAATTGGATTTCTTCAAGCAAGCCCATGAGGGTGGCCCAGCGCCCAACTCGGAGGTTGTCCGACCTGATGGCTTCCAGAGCCAGCGCATCCTCGACTACGCACAAGGGACCCGCCCGTTGGTGCTCAATTTTGGCAGCTGTACCTGACCACCGTTCATGGCGCGGATGAGCGCCTTCCAGCGCCTGGTCACCAAGTACCAGCGCGACGTTGACTTCCTTATCATCTACATCGAGGAAGCCCACCCATCCGACGGCTGGGTCACCACAGATTCACCCTATGTCATCCCCCAGCACCGCAGCCTGGAGGACCGTGTCAGCGCAGCGAGAGTACTACAACAAGGTGCACCTGGCTGTGCTCTGGTCCTGGACACTATGGCCAACTCTAGCAGTTCCGCATATGGTGCCTATTTTGAGCGCCTCTACGTCATCCAGAGTGGCACCATCATGTACCAGGGAGGCCGTGGCCCCGACGGTTACCAGGTGTCTGAGTTGCGCACTTGGTTGGAGCGCTATGATGAACAGTTGCATGGTACTAGGCCACATCGATTCTAA